The proteins below are encoded in one region of Equus przewalskii isolate Varuska chromosome 1, EquPr2, whole genome shotgun sequence:
- the LOC103564645 gene encoding granzyme H-like isoform X2: MQPLLVLLAFLLPPKPGTGWPFLSGIIIGGHEAKPHSRPYMVLIQVPGKEKPSRCGGVLVRKDIVLTAAHCWGNTINVTLGAHNMEKQETTQQIIPVKETIRHPDFIYEKLSNDIMLIKLERKAKLTAAVRTLSLPWGKAQVTPGQVCSVAGWGQDSMGISANILQEVELTVQKDVECESRYRPFYSRATQICVGDPKKMKNSIRGDPGGPLICNNMVQGISSYGQLSGNPPGVFTKVSYYLSWIKRTMKHLKQQA, encoded by the exons ATGCAGCCACTCCTGGTCTTATTGGCCTTTCTTCTGCCCCCCAAGCCTGGGACAG GATGGC cttttctttcaggaATCATCATCGGAGGACATGAGGCAAAGCCCCACTCCCGCCCCTACATGGTATTGATTCAGGTTCCGGGTAAGGAGAAGCCCAGCAGGTGCGGCGGTGTCCTAGTGAGAAAGGATATTGTTCTGACGGCTGCTCACTGCTGGGGAAA CACAATCAACGTGACCCTGGGGGCCCACAACATGGAGAAACAGGAAACGACCCAGCAGATCATCCCTGTGAAAGAAACCATCCGCCACCCAGACTTTATTTATGAGAAGTTATCCAATGACATCATGTTAATAAAA CTGGAGAGAAAGGCCAAGCTGACTGCAGCTGTGAGGACCCTCAGCCTGCCCTGGGGCAAGGCCCAGGTGACGCCCGGACAGGTGTGCAGTGTGGCCGGCTGGGGGCAAGACTCAATGGGCATTTCAGCAAATATACTGCAGGAGGTGGAGCTGACTGTGCAAAAAGATGTGGAGTGTGAATCCCGCTACCGCCCTTTTTACAGCAGGGCCACCCAGATTTGTGTAGGTGACCCGAAGAAGATGAAGAACAGCATTAGG gggGACCCCGGGGGACCCctcatctgcaacaacatggtcCAGGGCATTTCCTCCTATGGACAACTGAGCGGGAACCCTCCAGGAGTCTTCACGAAGGTCTCATACTACCTGTcctggataaagagaacaatgaAACACCTCAAACAGCAGGCATGA
- the LOC103564645 gene encoding granzyme H-like isoform X1, with protein sequence MQPLLVLLAFLLPPKPGTGIIIGGHEAKPHSRPYMVLIQVPGKEKPSRCGGVLVRKDIVLTAAHCWGNTINVTLGAHNMEKQETTQQIIPVKETIRHPDFIYEKLSNDIMLIKLERKAKLTAAVRTLSLPWGKAQVTPGQVCSVAGWGQDSMGISANILQEVELTVQKDVECESRYRPFYSRATQICVGDPKKMKNSIRGDPGGPLICNNMVQGISSYGQLSGNPPGVFTKVSYYLSWIKRTMKHLKQQA encoded by the exons ATGCAGCCACTCCTGGTCTTATTGGCCTTTCTTCTGCCCCCCAAGCCTGGGACAG gaATCATCATCGGAGGACATGAGGCAAAGCCCCACTCCCGCCCCTACATGGTATTGATTCAGGTTCCGGGTAAGGAGAAGCCCAGCAGGTGCGGCGGTGTCCTAGTGAGAAAGGATATTGTTCTGACGGCTGCTCACTGCTGGGGAAA CACAATCAACGTGACCCTGGGGGCCCACAACATGGAGAAACAGGAAACGACCCAGCAGATCATCCCTGTGAAAGAAACCATCCGCCACCCAGACTTTATTTATGAGAAGTTATCCAATGACATCATGTTAATAAAA CTGGAGAGAAAGGCCAAGCTGACTGCAGCTGTGAGGACCCTCAGCCTGCCCTGGGGCAAGGCCCAGGTGACGCCCGGACAGGTGTGCAGTGTGGCCGGCTGGGGGCAAGACTCAATGGGCATTTCAGCAAATATACTGCAGGAGGTGGAGCTGACTGTGCAAAAAGATGTGGAGTGTGAATCCCGCTACCGCCCTTTTTACAGCAGGGCCACCCAGATTTGTGTAGGTGACCCGAAGAAGATGAAGAACAGCATTAGG gggGACCCCGGGGGACCCctcatctgcaacaacatggtcCAGGGCATTTCCTCCTATGGACAACTGAGCGGGAACCCTCCAGGAGTCTTCACGAAGGTCTCATACTACCTGTcctggataaagagaacaatgaAACACCTCAAACAGCAGGCATGA
- the LOC103564645 gene encoding granzyme H-like isoform X3, with amino-acid sequence MQPLLVLLAFLLPPKPGTGIIIGGHEAKPHSRPYMVLIQVPGKEKPSRCGGVLVRKDIVLTAAHCWGNTINVTLGAHNMEKQETTQQIIPVKETIRHPDFIYEKLSNDIMLIKLERKAKLTAAVRTLSLPWGKAQGDPGGPLICNNMVQGISSYGQLSGNPPGVFTKVSYYLSWIKRTMKHLKQQA; translated from the exons ATGCAGCCACTCCTGGTCTTATTGGCCTTTCTTCTGCCCCCCAAGCCTGGGACAG gaATCATCATCGGAGGACATGAGGCAAAGCCCCACTCCCGCCCCTACATGGTATTGATTCAGGTTCCGGGTAAGGAGAAGCCCAGCAGGTGCGGCGGTGTCCTAGTGAGAAAGGATATTGTTCTGACGGCTGCTCACTGCTGGGGAAA CACAATCAACGTGACCCTGGGGGCCCACAACATGGAGAAACAGGAAACGACCCAGCAGATCATCCCTGTGAAAGAAACCATCCGCCACCCAGACTTTATTTATGAGAAGTTATCCAATGACATCATGTTAATAAAA CTGGAGAGAAAGGCCAAGCTGACTGCAGCTGTGAGGACCCTCAGCCTGCCCTGGGGCAAGGCCCAG gggGACCCCGGGGGACCCctcatctgcaacaacatggtcCAGGGCATTTCCTCCTATGGACAACTGAGCGGGAACCCTCCAGGAGTCTTCACGAAGGTCTCATACTACCTGTcctggataaagagaacaatgaAACACCTCAAACAGCAGGCATGA
- the LOC103564645 gene encoding granzyme H-like isoform X4 codes for MQPLLVLLAFLLPPKPGTGIIIGGHEAKPHSRPYMVLIQVPGKEKPSRCGGVLVRKDIVLTAAHCWGNTINVTLGAHNMEKQETTQQIIPVKETIRHPDFIYEKLSNDIMLIKGDPGGPLICNNMVQGISSYGQLSGNPPGVFTKVSYYLSWIKRTMKHLKQQA; via the exons ATGCAGCCACTCCTGGTCTTATTGGCCTTTCTTCTGCCCCCCAAGCCTGGGACAG gaATCATCATCGGAGGACATGAGGCAAAGCCCCACTCCCGCCCCTACATGGTATTGATTCAGGTTCCGGGTAAGGAGAAGCCCAGCAGGTGCGGCGGTGTCCTAGTGAGAAAGGATATTGTTCTGACGGCTGCTCACTGCTGGGGAAA CACAATCAACGTGACCCTGGGGGCCCACAACATGGAGAAACAGGAAACGACCCAGCAGATCATCCCTGTGAAAGAAACCATCCGCCACCCAGACTTTATTTATGAGAAGTTATCCAATGACATCATGTTAATAAAA gggGACCCCGGGGGACCCctcatctgcaacaacatggtcCAGGGCATTTCCTCCTATGGACAACTGAGCGGGAACCCTCCAGGAGTCTTCACGAAGGTCTCATACTACCTGTcctggataaagagaacaatgaAACACCTCAAACAGCAGGCATGA